The following are encoded together in the Bacillus cereus group sp. RP43 genome:
- a CDS encoding glycosyltransferase: protein MNLNVVYSSDDNYAQHVGVSLLSLLQNNQHFNNINIFLIENNLSSYNKKKLNTVCKKYNKTIQYINFNVLLDRLKLNIDDSIAINSYARLFLASIIQEEVDKIIYLDCDSIINSSLSDLWNIDITECFVAGVCDTVSNQTKLRIDMDKSDGYINAGMLLINLKKWREENIEQKFMEFIKKKNGNVFHHDQGTINGVLKDKVLYLHPKFNAMTPFFTMSRKEIMSYYELENYYNENEIDEAVKNPVFIHYTPAFVNRPWIEGCKHPLTSLYKSYLDMTPWKGTDLWKDRRGKVEKAIALLYTRLPFRIAHHIRNLIFK, encoded by the coding sequence ATGAATTTAAATGTTGTGTATTCAAGTGATGATAATTATGCGCAGCATGTAGGGGTATCGTTGCTATCGCTGTTGCAAAATAATCAGCATTTTAATAACATTAATATTTTTCTTATTGAAAATAATCTTTCATCATATAATAAAAAAAAATTAAACACAGTTTGTAAAAAATATAACAAAACTATTCAATACATAAATTTTAATGTTTTGTTAGATAGATTAAAACTTAATATTGATGATTCAATTGCAATAAATTCGTATGCTAGATTATTTTTAGCAAGTATCATTCAAGAAGAGGTGGATAAAATTATCTATCTAGACTGTGATTCAATAATCAATAGTAGTTTAAGTGATTTATGGAATATTGATATTACGGAATGTTTTGTGGCAGGTGTTTGTGATACGGTTAGTAATCAAACTAAATTAAGAATAGATATGGATAAAAGTGATGGATATATAAACGCTGGTATGCTCTTAATAAACCTTAAGAAGTGGAGAGAAGAAAATATTGAACAAAAATTTATGGAATTCATAAAGAAGAAAAATGGTAACGTATTCCATCATGATCAAGGAACTATTAATGGTGTGTTAAAAGATAAGGTTTTATATCTTCATCCAAAGTTTAATGCAATGACTCCTTTTTTCACTATGAGTAGGAAAGAAATTATGAGTTATTATGAGCTAGAGAATTATTATAACGAGAATGAAATAGATGAAGCAGTAAAAAACCCTGTATTTATTCATTATACTCCTGCATTTGTAAATAGACCTTGGATAGAAGGGTGTAAACATCCATTAACATCGTTGTATAAGAGCTATTTAGATATGACTCCTTGGAAGGGTACTGATTTATGGAAAGATAGAAGGGGGAAAGTGGAAAAGGCTATTGCTTTATTATATACTAGATTGCCATTTCGTATTGCACATCATATAAGAAATTTAATTTTTAAGTAG
- a CDS encoding capsular polysaccharide synthesis protein, translated as MENIREKIPRKIHYCWFGGKEKPSMVEKCINSWKKHLPEFEIIEWNEKNFDINCNIYTREAYEKGKYAFVSDYVRVHVLYYYGGIYLDTDVEVFKSFDDLLHHHSFWGFEQENYIATSTIGARKGNQLIKVFLDSYADKKFIKQDGTYNDLTNVAIVTEILQNLELKLNGEYQEIKGAGVFYPQTYFSPYDYINCRKFITKDTYAMHYFYKSWLPLNVRVKVNLKVILSKIIGGDNISKVRKVFSK; from the coding sequence TTGGAAAATATACGGGAGAAGATTCCTCGTAAAATACATTATTGCTGGTTTGGAGGAAAAGAAAAGCCCAGTATGGTAGAAAAATGTATAAATAGCTGGAAGAAGCATTTACCGGAGTTTGAGATAATAGAGTGGAATGAAAAAAATTTCGATATTAATTGTAATATATATACTAGGGAAGCCTATGAAAAGGGGAAATATGCATTTGTAAGTGATTATGTAAGAGTTCATGTGTTGTATTACTATGGTGGAATTTATTTAGATACTGATGTCGAAGTTTTTAAATCTTTTGATGATTTATTACATCACCATTCTTTTTGGGGATTCGAACAAGAAAATTATATAGCTACTAGTACGATAGGTGCAAGAAAAGGAAATCAGCTTATTAAAGTGTTTTTGGATTCTTATGCAGATAAAAAGTTTATAAAACAAGATGGAACTTATAATGATTTGACAAATGTAGCAATTGTAACAGAAATTCTACAGAATTTAGAATTAAAGCTAAATGGAGAATATCAAGAAATAAAAGGGGCAGGAGTTTTTTATCCTCAAACATATTTTTCTCCATATGATTATATTAATTGTAGAAAATTTATTACTAAAGATACGTATGCAATGCATTATTTTTATAAAAGTTGGTTGCCGCTGAATGTAAGAGTGAAGGTGAATTTAAAAGTTATTTTGTCTAAAATAATTGGTGGAGACAATATTTCGAAAGTAAGGAAAGTCTTTTCTAAATAA
- a CDS encoding glycosyltransferase — protein sequence MVSKKVLFCATVDYHFKAFHLPYLKWFVDQGWEVHVAANGNIHLPYVTQKYNIPIQRSPLSIQNLHAYKKLKSIIHQNKYNIIHCHTPMGGVIARLAARKARQQGTKVVYTAHGFHFCKGSPFINWLLYYPIERSLATTTDCLITINQEDYNLAVRHRFQVKNIKLVHGVGLDIERYVPVTESEKEQLRLKNGYKTKDFLMFYAAEFNKNKNQSFLIHVLAQLKNEMPHAKLLLAGEGPLIEECKKIATQLEVTNMVHFLGYRNDIASLLQMCDLAVASSYREGLPVNIMEAMACGLPVVATDNRGHRELIINNKNGWIVDRDDINAMADRIKGISINPKVLAQMGQYGCTIIKNQYSVNEVLKEKQEIYTTFMGEMEELRWVLH from the coding sequence ATGGTGTCTAAAAAAGTTCTGTTTTGTGCAACTGTGGATTATCATTTTAAAGCTTTTCATTTACCATATTTGAAATGGTTTGTAGACCAAGGATGGGAAGTACATGTTGCAGCGAATGGGAATATACATCTTCCGTACGTAACTCAAAAATATAATATTCCTATTCAAAGATCACCTCTTAGCATACAAAACCTCCACGCATATAAAAAACTAAAATCAATTATTCATCAAAATAAATATAATATCATTCATTGTCATACGCCTATGGGAGGAGTAATTGCTCGTTTAGCTGCTCGAAAAGCCAGGCAGCAAGGAACGAAAGTCGTATATACAGCACATGGATTTCATTTTTGTAAAGGATCACCATTCATAAATTGGCTTCTATACTATCCGATTGAAAGAAGTTTAGCTACTACTACGGATTGTCTCATAACAATTAATCAAGAAGATTACAATTTAGCCGTAAGACATCGGTTTCAGGTGAAAAATATTAAACTTGTTCATGGTGTAGGATTAGATATAGAACGATATGTTCCTGTTACTGAAAGTGAAAAAGAGCAATTAAGGCTTAAAAATGGTTATAAGACAAAAGATTTTTTAATGTTTTATGCTGCTGAATTTAATAAGAATAAAAATCAAAGCTTTTTAATCCATGTATTAGCACAATTGAAAAATGAAATGCCACATGCGAAGCTTTTGCTGGCTGGAGAAGGTCCTTTAATAGAAGAGTGTAAAAAAATAGCTACTCAACTAGAAGTGACTAACATGGTTCATTTTCTCGGTTACAGAAATGATATAGCTTCCTTACTACAAATGTGTGACCTTGCAGTTGCATCCAGTTACAGGGAGGGTTTGCCAGTTAATATTATGGAAGCCATGGCTTGTGGACTTCCGGTTGTAGCTACTGATAACCGGGGACATAGGGAATTGATTATTAATAATAAGAATGGTTGGATTGTAGATCGTGATGATATAAACGCAATGGCTGACAGGATAAAGGGTATTTCTATAAATCCTAAAGTATTAGCTCAGATGGGGCAGTATGGATGTACTATTATTAAAAATCAATATTCAGTAAATGAAGTGTTAAAAGAGAAACAAGAAATTTATACAACATTCATGGGTGAAATGGAGGAGTTAAGGTGGGTACTCCATTAA
- a CDS encoding polysaccharide pyruvyl transferase family protein, with product MKKVFVDIYLMFNFGDDLFLDILVKKYPNCYFTVNHLGSNYDQFISQYNNVSRRKYTLLNKIGQRLKLSDNITNYEKIAEEHDAILFIGGSIFREEAYHSSLYRDRMKMVMEFKRRKKLVFILGANFGPFKTEEFLDDYRKFFELCDDVCFRDVYSYQLFEDLPQVRCASDIVFQMNTDEYKLDLSEERIGFSIIDVRHKQGLAHYYTDYIRSTIKTIELLVNKGNKCYLMSFCEQEGDLDVINTIQSRLSSNALENIVIYEYRGNLKEAIEMMASFKLLIAARFHANILALLLGIGIIPIIYSQKTINILKDIDFNKTLIDMENLQLQYDEKVIDASIDYKFNLEATMIKAKKQFEKLDKFLGNEAVKSEGI from the coding sequence ATGAAAAAAGTGTTTGTTGACATTTATTTGATGTTTAATTTTGGAGATGATTTATTTTTAGATATCCTTGTAAAAAAATATCCAAATTGTTATTTTACAGTGAATCATTTAGGTTCAAATTATGATCAATTTATTTCTCAATATAATAATGTTAGCAGAAGAAAATATACACTGCTGAATAAAATTGGACAACGCCTAAAATTATCAGATAATATAACAAACTATGAAAAAATAGCAGAAGAACATGACGCAATACTATTTATAGGAGGATCTATTTTTAGAGAAGAAGCGTACCATAGCTCTTTATATCGAGATAGAATGAAAATGGTTATGGAATTTAAGAGAAGAAAAAAATTAGTATTTATATTAGGAGCGAATTTTGGTCCTTTTAAAACGGAAGAATTTCTTGATGACTATAGAAAGTTTTTTGAGTTATGTGATGATGTTTGTTTTAGAGATGTATATTCATATCAACTATTTGAAGATTTACCGCAGGTTAGGTGTGCATCAGATATTGTTTTTCAGATGAATACAGATGAATATAAGTTAGATTTGTCTGAAGAAAGAATTGGATTTTCAATAATAGATGTCAGACATAAACAAGGGCTAGCCCATTATTATACTGATTATATACGTAGTACTATAAAGACAATAGAATTATTAGTGAACAAAGGTAATAAATGTTATTTAATGTCATTTTGTGAACAAGAGGGTGATTTGGATGTGATTAACACAATTCAATCACGTCTTTCCTCTAATGCATTAGAGAATATAGTAATTTATGAATATAGGGGCAATTTAAAAGAGGCTATCGAAATGATGGCCTCTTTTAAATTATTAATTGCAGCGAGATTTCATGCTAATATATTAGCGTTATTATTAGGTATTGGAATTATTCCTATAATATATAGTCAGAAGACCATCAATATCCTGAAAGATATTGATTTTAATAAGACTTTAATAGATATGGAAAATCTGCAATTACAATATGATGAAAAGGTTATAGATGCATCCATTGATTATAAGTTTAATTTAGAGGCCACAATGATTAAGGCGAAGAAACAGTTTGAAAAATTAGATAAATTTTTAGGTAATGAGGCAGTGAAATCGGAGGGAATATGA
- a CDS encoding glycosyltransferase: protein MEAKVSIIVPVYNSEKFISKCLESIIRQTYRNIEILIVNDGSSDESETIINVYREIDHRITYYYQNNSGPSKARNKGILNATGEYVIFLDSDDTVNENYVMYLLNEMINSNSDLVCCGYKDISKYGVLNCSDFNFESSISVNSFMEMVCKGTGGVLWGKIYKREIISSSNLKMDEEIFMCEDLVFVLQYAAQCKRFKYIEAYLYNYNRLNQYSISTNISIHYMQNYISVCKRIEEIFKSVELDEKQIHEIITRRIQDNVLNLIEQQSINIKSIGIKASILNTKKILSMKYVRKYINSFSSDTKVYQLYIYIIRSRFIILSVIYGIYLNKLRNIKGKLRGGR, encoded by the coding sequence GTGGAAGCGAAGGTAAGCATTATAGTGCCAGTGTATAATTCTGAAAAATTCATTTCTAAATGTTTAGAGAGTATAATTCGACAAACGTATAGAAATATTGAAATACTAATTGTAAATGATGGATCAAGTGATGAAAGTGAAACGATAATTAATGTATATCGAGAAATAGATCATAGAATAACATATTATTATCAAAATAATAGTGGCCCTTCTAAAGCTCGAAATAAAGGGATTTTAAATGCAACAGGAGAGTATGTAATTTTTCTTGATTCGGATGATACTGTAAATGAAAATTATGTTATGTATTTATTAAATGAAATGATTAATTCCAATTCTGATTTAGTTTGTTGTGGCTATAAAGATATTTCTAAATATGGCGTGTTGAATTGTTCAGATTTTAATTTTGAAAGTAGTATTTCTGTAAATTCCTTCATGGAGATGGTTTGTAAGGGAACTGGGGGAGTGTTGTGGGGGAAAATATACAAAAGGGAGATAATTTCTTCATCCAACTTAAAGATGGATGAAGAGATATTTATGTGTGAGGACTTAGTCTTTGTTTTGCAATACGCAGCTCAATGTAAAAGGTTCAAGTATATAGAAGCCTATTTATATAATTACAATAGGTTAAATCAATATAGTATAAGTACAAATATTTCAATACATTATATGCAAAATTATATATCGGTTTGTAAGAGAATTGAGGAAATATTTAAATCAGTGGAGTTAGATGAAAAGCAGATACATGAGATAATTACGAGGAGAATTCAAGACAATGTATTGAATTTAATCGAACAACAAAGTATAAATATAAAATCAATAGGTATAAAAGCTTCTATATTAAATACAAAGAAAATTTTGTCTATGAAATACGTTAGAAAATATATTAATTCATTTTCGTCAGACACTAAGGTTTACCAATTATATATATATATTATTAGAAGTAGATTTATAATATTAAGTGTTATATACGGAATATATTTAAATAAATTAAGAAATATTAAAGGGAAATTAAGAGGGGGGAGGTAA
- a CDS encoding glycosyltransferase, whose amino-acid sequence MKNLTIFTPTYNRAYCLANCYESLKRQTCKDFVWLIIDDGSSDNTKELVDSWIAEKYIKIKYHWQQNQGMHGAHNTAYEMIDTELNVCIDSDDYMPDEAVEKILSFWSIYGNEEVSGIIGLDLYTNGQIIGSKLPENLKHSTLFDLYNKHGVTGDKKLVYRTELTKKYPYPIFKNEKYVGLAYKYYMLDQQYEMLLMNEALCYVEYMADGSSMNMLNQYRRNPKGFAFYRKELMKLPFTNRLFKYRQAIHYVSSSFISRNRRFIQESPCKGLTLCALPFGAILYIYITMKIKINSKHIGV is encoded by the coding sequence TTGAAGAATTTAACGATTTTCACCCCTACCTATAATAGAGCATATTGTCTTGCAAATTGTTATGAGAGTTTAAAACGTCAAACATGTAAGGATTTTGTATGGTTAATAATAGATGATGGATCTAGTGATAACACAAAAGAATTGGTGGATAGCTGGATTGCTGAAAAATATATCAAAATTAAGTATCATTGGCAACAAAATCAAGGGATGCATGGTGCTCATAATACAGCATATGAAATGATTGATACGGAGTTAAATGTTTGTATTGATTCTGATGATTATATGCCCGATGAAGCTGTAGAAAAAATCCTTTCTTTTTGGAGTATCTATGGGAATGAAGAAGTTAGCGGGATAATTGGATTGGATTTGTATACAAATGGACAAATAATTGGTTCAAAGTTACCAGAGAACCTTAAACACTCCACGCTTTTTGATCTTTACAACAAACATGGTGTCACAGGTGATAAAAAATTGGTCTATCGCACAGAATTGACTAAGAAATATCCATACCCAATTTTTAAAAATGAAAAATATGTAGGGTTAGCATACAAATATTACATGTTAGATCAACAGTATGAGATGTTACTAATGAACGAAGCGCTTTGTTATGTGGAATACATGGCTGATGGATCGTCAATGAATATGCTAAACCAATATCGTAGAAACCCAAAAGGTTTTGCTTTTTATCGCAAGGAACTTATGAAATTACCATTTACTAATCGACTATTTAAGTATAGGCAAGCTATACATTATGTATCTAGTAGTTTCATATCGAGAAATAGAAGGTTTATACAAGAATCGCCATGTAAAGGACTGACACTTTGCGCACTACCATTTGGGGCTATTCTTTATATTTACATTACGATGAAAATAAAAATAAACAGTAAACATATAGGGGTTTAA
- a CDS encoding glycosyltransferase, giving the protein MYSLNIGGVERSLIGLLETFNYKKYDIDLFLYRQEGDFINFIPKEVNILPVIKQYTTFERPIKNIIKEGHMYLGAMRILAKLKAKIKNKGQNIEQGTYKQMQYTWRYSLPILPKLKKEYDVAISFLGPHDFILEKVNADIKIGWNHTDYFTVVNPDKPLDEKMWNKLNYIVNVSKECQESFLKVFPTLKQKAIVIENILSPNFVINQSKKSVENEMDGAGVIKICSVGRLSNAKGFDQAVLACKKLVELGYDVKWYVVGYGGEETHIKQLIIENEMAERFVLLGKKINPYPYILSCDIYCQPSRYEGKAVTVREAQILGKAVVITNFPTAKGQLCHSFDGWITPMGVEGIVEGIKTLIEDTELKTRLISNTMQADYGNISEIEKLYKIFNQ; this is encoded by the coding sequence ATGTATTCATTAAATATAGGTGGTGTAGAAAGAAGTTTAATAGGATTGTTAGAAACATTTAACTATAAAAAATATGATATTGATTTATTTTTATATAGGCAAGAAGGGGATTTTATTAATTTTATTCCTAAAGAAGTCAATATATTACCAGTAATAAAACAGTATACAACGTTTGAAAGACCTATAAAAAATATCATTAAAGAAGGTCATATGTATTTAGGAGCTATGAGGATTCTTGCTAAATTAAAGGCGAAAATTAAGAATAAGGGGCAGAATATAGAGCAAGGGACATACAAGCAGATGCAATATACATGGCGCTATTCACTTCCAATATTACCTAAATTGAAAAAAGAGTATGATGTAGCGATAAGTTTTTTGGGTCCACATGATTTTATTCTTGAAAAAGTAAATGCGGATATAAAAATAGGCTGGAATCATACAGACTATTTTACAGTAGTGAACCCAGATAAGCCATTAGATGAAAAAATGTGGAATAAGCTCAATTACATTGTTAATGTATCTAAGGAATGTCAAGAATCTTTTTTGAAGGTATTTCCTACTCTTAAGCAAAAAGCGATTGTTATTGAAAATATTTTATCTCCCAACTTTGTAATAAATCAATCAAAAAAAAGTGTAGAGAATGAGATGGATGGTGCTGGAGTTATAAAGATTTGTTCGGTAGGGCGATTAAGCAATGCGAAAGGTTTTGATCAGGCGGTGTTAGCTTGTAAAAAATTGGTTGAATTAGGTTATGATGTGAAGTGGTATGTTGTAGGGTATGGGGGAGAGGAAACACATATAAAACAATTAATAATAGAGAACGAGATGGCTGAAAGATTTGTATTGCTAGGTAAAAAAATCAATCCATATCCGTATATTTTAAGTTGTGACATTTATTGTCAACCATCGCGATACGAAGGGAAAGCCGTGACAGTGAGAGAAGCACAAATTCTAGGGAAAGCGGTAGTAATAACAAATTTCCCTACAGCAAAAGGGCAGCTTTGTCATAGTTTTGATGGATGGATAACTCCAATGGGAGTAGAAGGAATAGTCGAGGGAATAAAAACGTTAATTGAGGATACGGAATTAAAAACGAGGTTAATTAGTAATACGATGCAGGCAGACTATGGAAATATTAGTGAAATTGAAAAATTATATAAAATTTTTAATCAATAA
- a CDS encoding glycosyltransferase family 1 protein, which produces MGTPLRVLHVVVNMNRGGAETLIMNLYRNIDRSKVQFDFLTCKEGVFDEEIVKLGGEIHRIPYVTDVGHRGYIKALDNFFSTHTQYKIVHSHMDKMSGFVLRSAKKARVPVRIAHSHNTSSEGGTAAKIYKWYAGKSIAICATHLLACSNAAARWLFADKADVARILKNGIDCDRFLFCPEIRKQVREELQIEKDALVIGHVGRFAHQKNHAYLIELFARLTQFKPDSILLLAGEGPLRVGIENKVRELNMEKHIRFLGIRDDIERILQAFDVFVFPSIHEGLPLTLIEAQGVGLPCIISDTITKEVDLGMNLVEHVSLTDKFAWIEKMKNIETSNFSRKTPTQVVFEKGYDIKHTAELTQDYYSVLLR; this is translated from the coding sequence GTGGGTACTCCATTAAGAGTATTACACGTAGTCGTAAATATGAATAGAGGCGGCGCCGAAACGCTAATTATGAATTTATATCGCAATATAGATCGTTCCAAAGTTCAATTTGATTTTTTAACATGTAAAGAAGGAGTGTTTGATGAAGAAATAGTAAAGTTAGGCGGGGAAATTCATAGAATTCCATATGTTACAGATGTTGGTCATAGGGGCTATATAAAGGCGCTAGATAACTTCTTTAGTACCCATACGCAATATAAAATCGTTCATTCACATATGGATAAAATGAGCGGATTTGTACTTCGTTCAGCTAAAAAAGCAAGGGTGCCAGTTAGGATTGCGCATAGTCATAATACTAGTAGTGAGGGTGGTACTGCTGCAAAAATCTATAAATGGTATGCGGGAAAATCAATAGCCATATGTGCAACACATTTGTTAGCATGTTCAAATGCTGCTGCCAGATGGCTATTTGCGGATAAAGCCGATGTAGCTAGAATCTTAAAAAATGGAATTGATTGTGATAGATTTTTGTTCTGTCCAGAAATACGAAAACAAGTAAGAGAAGAATTACAAATTGAGAAAGACGCTCTTGTTATAGGTCATGTTGGAAGATTTGCTCATCAAAAAAATCATGCTTACCTTATAGAATTATTCGCGCGGTTAACTCAATTTAAGCCAGATTCAATTCTTTTATTAGCTGGCGAAGGGCCGCTTCGCGTGGGAATTGAAAATAAAGTAAGGGAATTGAATATGGAGAAGCATATAAGGTTTCTTGGGATACGAGACGATATAGAAAGGATACTTCAAGCATTTGATGTATTTGTTTTTCCATCCATACATGAGGGATTGCCACTCACTCTCATAGAGGCGCAAGGAGTTGGTTTACCTTGTATTATATCTGATACTATTACGAAAGAAGTGGATCTGGGAATGAATTTAGTTGAACATGTTTCTCTAACAGATAAATTTGCTTGGATAGAAAAAATGAAAAATATAGAAACTAGTAATTTTTCGAGGAAAACACCAACTCAAGTAGTATTCGAAAAAGGATACGATATAAAACATACGGCTGAATTAACTCAAGACTATTATTCTGTACTTTTGAGGTGA
- a CDS encoding EpsG family protein, producing the protein MTILWMNLAIVFILAFFARYFAIPVTNDFTLIKPNRLLVLMAALSLVLVAGLRNNIGDTYFYMHAYNVTEFNWEYIQNNKDMGFNIFQMILKGYINDPQVMVFITALITNLLIVVTLYKYSRLIEISLYVYITSGMYLVSMNGIRQYLAAAIVFAATKYIFDGNWKMYVLIVLFASTFHQSALVLIPVYFLIRRRAWSGITFLLLFLAVLIVIGFNQFTEVLFKAIEDTQYSQYKEFHEGGANILRVVVDSTPLILAYIGRDRLREIFPKCDVIVNMALLGTVFMFISTQNWIFARFSIYFGLYQLILIAWVIKLFTKKDRKLIYYSILLCYFIYFVYEHIITLGVIYKSSYF; encoded by the coding sequence ATGACTATACTTTGGATGAATCTTGCTATAGTATTCATACTCGCATTTTTTGCAAGGTATTTTGCTATACCTGTAACTAATGATTTTACATTGATAAAGCCAAATAGATTATTGGTTTTAATGGCGGCTCTATCACTTGTATTGGTAGCGGGACTTCGGAATAATATTGGGGATACTTATTTTTATATGCATGCATATAATGTTACTGAATTTAATTGGGAATATATCCAAAATAATAAGGACATGGGATTCAATATTTTTCAAATGATTTTAAAGGGATACATTAATGACCCTCAAGTTATGGTTTTTATTACAGCACTAATAACAAATTTATTAATTGTAGTTACTTTATATAAATATTCAAGATTAATTGAGATAAGCCTCTATGTATACATAACATCTGGAATGTATTTAGTCTCTATGAATGGAATAAGGCAGTATTTGGCTGCAGCTATTGTTTTTGCAGCAACAAAATATATTTTTGATGGTAACTGGAAAATGTATGTGTTAATTGTACTCTTTGCTTCAACTTTTCATCAAAGTGCACTAGTGCTTATTCCTGTTTATTTTTTAATAAGAAGGAGAGCGTGGTCAGGGATAACATTTTTGCTTCTTTTTTTAGCAGTACTTATAGTTATAGGATTCAATCAATTTACAGAGGTTTTATTTAAAGCAATAGAAGACACTCAATATAGTCAATATAAAGAATTTCATGAAGGTGGAGCTAATATATTGAGGGTTGTTGTGGATTCGACACCGCTTATTCTGGCGTATATTGGTAGGGATAGACTGAGAGAGATTTTTCCTAAATGTGATGTTATCGTAAATATGGCTTTACTTGGCACGGTATTTATGTTTATTTCAACACAAAATTGGATTTTTGCAAGATTTTCTATTTATTTCGGATTATATCAACTGATATTAATTGCATGGGTAATAAAGTTATTTACAAAAAAGGATCGAAAATTAATTTATTATAGCATCTTGTTATGCTATTTTATTTATTTTGTTTATGAACATATTATTACTTTGGGAGTTATTTATAAGAGTAGTTATTTTTGA
- a CDS encoding glycosyltransferase — protein sequence MKKNILFVIDSLTIGGAEKSLISLLNLIDPSKYAIDVMFFKKGGELETYIPNYVNVLKSPSYFRYINNEKFPKSKRFTYLSYRIKTSLNLRLNNYRKSVLHSEQVVFQSLNKIIMPIRKKYDVAIAYSQGMPTYFVANKVSALQKLAWINTDYANTLYDKEVDFKSYKKMDKIIVVSENTKNSVCKTRKEYNEKVDILLDIVCPSMIHKLAQEYEVEEFDKTIINILTVGRLVTAKAYFKAIEVAKLLKASGYKFKWYAIGEGPEKSMLQELIDRYELNGYFVLLGKKLNPYPYMENCDIYVQTSLKEGFGLTVSEAKILKKTIVCTNFATAKEIINHNTDGLIVEHDIESIYKGVRRYIDDNDFREEISKELNSMEPYNSVNQLEKFYDLIEN from the coding sequence ATGAAAAAAAATATACTCTTTGTTATTGATTCGCTAACCATAGGTGGAGCAGAAAAAAGTTTGATTTCTTTATTAAATTTAATTGATCCTTCAAAGTATGCAATTGATGTTATGTTTTTTAAAAAAGGAGGAGAGCTCGAAACTTATATACCTAATTATGTGAATGTTTTGAAATCCCCTTCTTATTTTCGTTACATAAATAATGAGAAGTTTCCTAAAAGTAAAAGGTTTACATATCTTTCTTATAGAATAAAAACCTCTCTCAACTTAAGACTAAATAATTATAGAAAATCTGTTTTACATAGTGAACAAGTGGTCTTTCAAAGCTTAAATAAAATCATTATGCCGATACGGAAAAAGTATGATGTAGCGATTGCTTATAGTCAGGGAATGCCTACATATTTTGTTGCTAATAAAGTGTCGGCATTACAAAAACTAGCATGGATAAATACTGACTATGCAAATACATTATATGATAAAGAGGTTGATTTTAAATCGTATAAGAAGATGGATAAAATAATTGTGGTTTCAGAAAATACTAAAAATTCGGTTTGTAAAACCAGAAAAGAATATAATGAAAAGGTTGATATTCTATTAGATATTGTGTGTCCTAGTATGATTCATAAATTAGCTCAGGAATATGAAGTGGAGGAGTTTGATAAAACGATTATAAATATTTTAACAGTTGGAAGATTGGTTACTGCAAAAGCGTATTTTAAGGCTATAGAAGTAGCGAAATTGTTAAAAGCATCAGGTTATAAATTTAAATGGTATGCAATTGGAGAAGGACCAGAAAAAAGCATGCTTCAAGAATTAATAGATAGATATGAATTGAATGGTTATTTTGTATTACTAGGAAAAAAGTTAAACCCCTATCCATACATGGAAAACTGCGATATATATGTACAAACATCTTTAAAGGAAGGGTTTGGACTTACGGTAAGTGAAGCGAAAATATTAAAAAAAACTATTGTATGTACTAACTTTGCTACGGCAAAAGAAATTATTAATCATAATACAGATGGTTTAATAGTAGAACATGATATAGAGAGTATATACAAAGGCGTGAGAAGATATATAGATGATAATGATTTTAGAGAAGAAATATCTAAAGAATTAAACTCTATGGAGCCTTATAATTCGGTAAATCAATTGGAGAAATTCTATGATTTAATAGAAAATTGA